Below is a window of Plasmodium brasilianum strain Bolivian I chromosome 14, whole genome shotgun sequence DNA.
tgaaaaaaggtaaaataaatttatgtatacattaaaatagcTGCCAAAATCATTTGAATAAAATTCAATCATgttgatatatatagaaacaACAAACCACAAcacaacaataataaaatgtgcAGCAAAAATGAGTAAGTTTAAAATGTCGTATTCGCAAATATACGTCagataaattttcattttaaacaATAAGCTAATACGAGAAGACTTTTCCGTTTTGTTGTTCATATGAATATTACCATAATTTCCGTAAAAACCGTAATTTGTGCTATCGAAGTTATTTGCAGCTAAGTAGTTACTTGTAGACACGTAGTTATTAACATAATTGTGAgagttaatattatttacgtTCTCCAAATTTTGCAGTTCACCCATGTTACTGTTTAACTTGTTACTTTGCCATTTGTTCATTGGTAAATGGACAAAATTCTTACTTAAAActgaaagaaatatattataaaaatccctaaaatttgtaataagatatatatatatgactaTAAATAAAGAGAACAGTATGGTGATAAATAGTAGATTAATTACTACACctttaaaataagaaatattaaaagacttaaaaaataaatgaccaaaatatatatttttcgaTATATATCCACTTGacgtaaaaacaaaatgtatGGTAACTAAGACACTATGAAGATCATTCTTAtcgaataaaataaaagaaatttcaaTTCTTTCAACTGAATTATTAATTAGTAACGCTATATCGTCTAATTTGCTTTGTAATATTAATCTTTcgttctttatatttatataacaatttttccTCGCTCTATCACATATAAGAGCATTATTTGAAGAATTGATTTTCTCTctaaatgtaatattaacttttatttcttcaccCCGAATACTAAATATGTCCATCCACTTAAACGTTTCATAATTATGAACGTCATTTCCAACAGCAGTTGGactattttgtaaaaacgaaataaaagaattatttaacCATTTAATAACATcacttttattctttatttcattaaaattaaaatttccttttttaatattaacatttatattttttcttaaatgatgaaatatCATTTTCGTATATATACTACTTCTAGGTGAGGAATCTATATTTTCCAATTGATATTTCAATAAATTATCGctttctcttatttttttataatcattaataaggaataacataataaagaTCAATAAAGTTGTGTATacaaatatagaaaatattattcccacacttttttttttatggttattatatattcttaaaataagttttttttttttaaaggaaaGAGGTAAAAAGTCATTCaagtttaaaaatttattgaaaattttttctatgcGAAATAaggccttttttttttcttttttttcattattatttttttccttttccacATTCCTTATATCTTCATTTCCATTTGACTTTTCACATATATCTAAAATATCATTGTAACATAAATCCTTGTTGTCTAACTCGTCCGGATCTACTTCATAAACATTTGACTCGTTCGAAATGTTCAAATCATCTGAGTTATATAACGAGTGCACACCACCACTTATACTGCTGTTACTGCCGCTACTTCTGCTACTTCTGCTACCACTACCATTGCTTACCATTTCTCCAGTGTATTTTTGCGTATTATCACTTCTGTCTTTTTCATATTGTTCGTCTATCTGTTCATGCGAATGTACAATTAATTCCGTTGAATTGAGTctacttgtttttttttttttttcttctgtgGAACATTCTCTTACGAATGATTTTCCTTTCCGAACTTTACCTTCGTCATATATGGTATCATCATCCTGTCCgctttcaattttatttcctttattttttttgtatttattattatgtctTAATAATTTAGTGCCGTAttgatatataaatgcatcataaattttttgatttcTTTTAATGAACGATTTAATAGccagaaaaaatataaaagaaaagctTACAGtgacaataaaaaaaagagcaggAATCGAATAAAAATAGGATAATGTTGTTTCTTCACTAACAATGGACGAAATATTAAATCCTTGGAAATTTgcaaatataatacatacattaaaaataaaaacataaagcATACTAGAGTTCACATTTTctgaaatatgaaaaagtttatagctaaaaagagaaaatatagCTAAGCATCCTAATATTATAGctataatgatgaaaaaaggatataaaaaatcttttttgatatttttctcaacgttgctatatttttttattaacagtCCAAAACGCTTTAAGAAGACGAAACACGACAATGTAAACGTTACTATTGTTATACTAATcaaaatactttttattaattcgaTAATGGAAATAGTAAAATTCACTTCTTGTAATAAATCTGCAACTGCTTTTACGTCCCCTAGAGAATGTAATGCATGCATTTTGTGTTTTCCCTCTTCGTAACTGGCCAGCTTAGGAAGCATTGAATGGCACAAACAATAAATGAGTAAGAATGTCAAATTTGAAAGGAAACAAACTGAAAAAAACAGgtgtatgaaaaaataaaaaaaagttattaagCAGATAAGGATGTAACTTCCTATGCAGTTATGTAGATATGCCATTATGTAGATACACGACTAAGGTGATCGGTTTGACAACTAAATCCCACGGTCCCATTATCACAAAATGAACGATTTAAGTGCAAGCATGTGTATATGCCCACATGTACGAATATACATAcccatatatgtatgtatgtatgtatgtatgcatatacattgCTCAAATCCCCTGCGCGAAGATGGAGGAAGCGCAGTCAGTATATTGCCGAATTACCGATGAGGAAAAACTGGATATAGTAAGATTTCACGTACAGCTTAAAACCCACCATTGCAAGTTTTCGGATATTtgttaaaacatatataaaaaaaataagaagaaatatAGCTAAGGaaaggataaaataaatactgaACTGATTATATGATGCAGCCATTGTTACTATTTCCTTATACGTTTTCGCATTAGGCAAAAAggcaaattttaaaacattatatgagatcatatttaatacaggattaaataataaaaagtctAATGCCACAGAAGATAcattataatttgttaatataatagCTGGTATAAAGTAAGGAAAATCAGCTGAGTATATATTAGTACCTTGAGAAAGTTGTTCTTGAATTTTATCATAATCCTTTTCACatattatttgatataatcctcctatttttttatatgatttctcatatgaaaataaataattccattttttatcaaaataaagAGAATTAACATTTCTTGCGTCTTCTATatcatttgaaaatatactGTCTggatatatttcatatatttttttatatttatatatattccttaaTATATCCtccccattttttttatataatctcATAGTTATTCTCCAGCAATTtccaaataaaatattgctGTTCAGAAAATTTGGATAAGACACTTTTTCAGtgaatgtattttttacCCATGAGGACAGTTCAAATTTACtgtgtatatttttgaaCAGTGTATAATCCTTCTCTCTCGTTGCATAAGAaaaatcattatttattttttttatctcatCACTTAAAGATTTATAAAATGATTCAGAATATGTCTTCGATTCGTTTatgttgttatatatatagttttgaaaattttttgtatttactaTACTATTTGAGGTATaaagaacaataaaaaaaaaaattattacaattaaatcaatatttattttaattaatctttttccattttttattttttctgacAATAAAGCTAGCTCCACAGAcactttttccttttcttccactgtatatttaaacaaaatatttgcatatacCTTTAAATATCTTAAACCGTCTTCAttgtatatcttttttttatcacttATCATTTTTGAGCTTCTTGATCGTGTGAACTATTTCTCTCATTTTACCTGCACGCGTGCATACTTAATCTGTACAAGCGTTTGcctatttatttgtatgaaAACATAAACGTGCATATGCATAAGCATATGcgcacgtacatatatacacatccACACATATACGCACATATGCACACACTAGTTGATCAATTAATATTCTCTGTTAACCCTCATGCAAATAACACTATTAATTCTTTCTTACCacagaaaattttttagcaTTTCGGCACGGTTCGTCCGTGTCTAGTACATTGGCATTTTGCCTTTCCCCTCAAATTGCGCATTACTGCTGTGCTACACATACGTAGATAGCCTGcgcaaatacatatacatatataagaaacacttgtgtattttattttttttttttattataacttGGTCATAATGATCAGAGGTGGCAATTAACACTCCTGCTTACCTGTGTTAACATGTTCTATTTTGAATACTCGTTTTACTTTACTCTTTttaactatttttaaaatagtccagtatgttcatgtatatttttgccaataagaaaaataacagTGAATTTATGATTTTACTAATGTATGGTTATTTGTGCCTTTGGGCATTCGGAGATGCATTTAGTGTAAGTccttataaatatgtatacataatatatgcatatatatatgcatatatacatatatataaattcaaacatatatatatgggcaAACATAGATAAGTTTAGCTCTTGCAATTTCTGCCCCTACAAAAAAACACGAAGGCATACTagcataaattaaaattagccaacactaattatataattaatttttaacaaaataacaaattatgtttaaaaatctgaaattaaaaatattctggGAGATTTAacctaattttttattctttcatGTATGCACGTTTTTGCATAAAAACATGCCCACTTTTGaagatacaaaaaaaaaaaaaaaaaaaaaaaaattggcaAATAATTCGCTTTATAACATATGCAttgtaattttaaagaaCATTTCATcttgtattattttctttttatataaacatggTTCACccttcaaaatatatttaaactcATCACATGGTCTACTTCgcaattttttcattacagGGGAAGTATAATTTGAACGAGGACgacaaagtaaaaataaacgaaaaaaaaaaaaaataatacaaaacaaaacaacgAAGCAAAACAGAACAGAACAGAACAGAACAGAACTAAATAATAGATCAAAACTACTAGTACACTACAAATAACttcaaaaatgttttaaaaaatactaaccatttaattttattcgaatatttatcattatcatttccattattattatttttattatattttatttttgttggttcttttaaaaagttttcctttattaatacataacTTGTCCCTTCTTGCCTGTTCGAGGTCGCTTCGTGCCTTTCTTCATTCTGCTGTGTGCGATTTtgatctttattttttaagccACGActagaatttttattttgctttgttAAACGCACTGGGGAAAGACAAAATCGTAGGGTTATTCACAGCTATGTTTGACAAGAagtcaatattttttattatatccttTCCATTGAATGTTGAAATTTCTGGGGGTAAATTATTACGCGCATATCCTGAATTCTTCTCtctatttacattatttactAGATCAGTTATGTTCTTTTCCTCCTTATTTAGTAAATGTTGTACGTATTCTGAGTACTTCTCATAATCTCTAATATTGTTCAATGATTTTACACGAAACAAAACTAGCTGTTTTTGTAAAGGtgtcaaaaataatttaaccAAGTCGATTAATATAAGTAATTCCATGTGATTACAAGTACCTTTCATTAcactaaaaaaaagtacatcaAACCATACAGTTggatttaataaataactaggcttatttttcttaatttgcatattttgcttattttgcttattttgcttattttgcttattttgcatattttgcatattttgcatattttgcatattttgcatattttgcatattttgcatattttgcatattttgcttttttttttttttttcctctttattattatagctTTCACACTTCAAATAgcaatatttacatatatcttCTATACTAAAATACGTATcatcaaataatattttttctatggATATATAATCGTACTCCTTTGTATAGCAGCTCCTATGAAAGAAATTCTTATGTTTgtttaaatgaaaatcaCTAATTTGAAAATTCAGTATCCCTcctatattctttttatgatCATTCATGTAATTATCGTCAATTAATTCGTCTATATGCACACCATCGTTGTAGTAGTAGTTGTTGCTGTTGCTGTTGCTGTTgctgctactactgctactgttGTAATTGGTTTTATTATTAGGTCCACATACCACTGCTTCTACACCTTTCCCTGTTCCCCCTCGACCCCCTTCTAACCGCGCACTTAACTGATCATCCATACGATACTGCATAGAgttaaataaagaattagAATATTCCCCTCTTCCATTCCTCCTAAAAGTCAGTTGCTTAACAAAGGATGACGAGTTTTTTGACAAAACTACTGCAAGCAATTTTGAAGCTAACATAAACtgtttgttcatatttaatgaaataactTTAATTTTCAGGATTTGTTGTATTACTGCAAAAATTCTTTCCGTATAATCCTGTATTGCATTCTTGCTACTGTCTTGTATATCGGACAAATCTTCTTTGCTATATAACTTCCCAAATATATCCTTTGCAAATACTACACTACAGTTCTTTTgtccttttaatttataatataatttaatatataaatctatagcttcttttctatatttttcgtttttttcatttaaatagtACTGTTCAAATGTTACAAAATCAGGTAAagaaattttcttttttaaatgaacatTCGAAATATTGTCTAGCAGTATATTTGGACATATCAAATCTTTGCAACCAATATATTGTTTCATTTGAGCTAAACGataaattgtata
It encodes the following:
- a CDS encoding hypothetical protein (conserved Plasmodium protein) → MISDKKKIYNEDGLRYLKVYANILFKYTVEEKEKVSVELALLSEKIKNGKRLIKINIDLIVIIFFFIVLYTSNSIVNTKNFQNYIYNNINESKTYSESFYKSLSDEIKKINNDFSYATREKDYTLFKNIHSKFELSSWVKNTFTEKVSYPNFLNSNILFGNCWRITMRLYKKNGEDILRNIYKYKKIYEIYPDSIFSNDIEDARNVNSLYFDKKWNYLFSYEKSYKKIGGLYQIICEKDYDKIQEQLSQGTNIYSADFPYFIPAIILTNYNVSSVALDFLLFNPVLNMISYNVLKFAFLPNAKTYKEIVTMAASYNQFSIYFILSLAIFLLIFFIYVLTNIRKLAMLASYEEGKHKMHALHSLGDVKAVADLLQEVNFTISIIELIKSILISITIVTFTLSCFVFLKRFGLLIKKYSNVEKNIKKDFLYPFFIIIAIILGCLAIFSLFSYKLFHISENVNSSMLYVFIFNVCIIFANFQGFNISSIVSEETTLSYFYSIPALFFIVTVSFSFIFFLAIKSFIKRNQKIYDAFIYQYGTKLLRHNNKYKKNKGNKIESGQDDDTIYDEGKVRKGKSFVRECSTEEKKKKTSRLNSTELIVHSHEQIDEQYEKDRSDNTQKYTGEMVSNGSGSRSSRSSGSNSSISGGVHSLYNSDDLNISNESNVYEVDPDELDNKDLCYNDILDICEKSNGNEDIRNVEKEKNNNEKKEKKKALFRIEKIFNKFLNLNDFLPLSFKKKKLILRIYNNHKKKSVGIIFSIFVYTTLLIFIMLFLINDYKKIRESDNLLKYQLENIDSSPRSSIYTKMIFHHLRKNINVNIKKGNFNFNEIKNKSDVIKWLNNSFISFLQNSPTAVGNDVHNYETFKWMDIFSIRGEEIKVNITFREKINSSNNALICDRARKNCYINIKNERLILQSKLDDIALLINNSVERIEISFILFDKNDLHSVLVTIHFVFTSSGYISKNIYFGHLFFKSFNISYFKGVVINLLFITILFSLFIVIYIYLITNFRDFYNIFLSVLSKNFVHLPMNKWQSNKLNSNMGELQNLENVNNINSHNYVNNYVSTSNYLAANNFDSTNYGFYGNYGNIHMNNKTEKSSRISLLFKMKIYLTYICEYDILNLLIFAAHFIIVVLCNEQWKYLNEEIKQFAHKETHNILQYFEIFRDQLRNKEDITQILKKESDNLKENVHLLRTDLRKIQLQWKFRSKLLSSSEAYIQKINSQICMNEEIVTANKNRISSFKQYLQQVKSDL